Proteins from one Fragaria vesca subsp. vesca linkage group LG6, FraVesHawaii_1.0, whole genome shotgun sequence genomic window:
- the LOC101305494 gene encoding uncharacterized protein LOC101305494: protein MALKKMNEATSLKNEEQQARGLKKYVKQKGSKQTVETGSIKRDVNLKKHGAQKRKEEEWEYDTPLGLKPAKRTKEVERKVQNRIVIDGVNCNTPTWKLLDEKVANHYKNWFDLNKDKNDEPSGCTSQC from the exons ATGGCCTTAAAAAAAATGAATGAAGCAACCAGCTTGAAGAATGAAGAACAGCAAGCAAGAGGGCTCAAGAAATATGTCAAGCAGAAGGGCTCAAAACAAACTGTGGAGACTGGTTCGATTAAAAGAGATGTCAACCTGAAGAAGCATGGGGCACAAAAGAGGAAAGAAGAAGAATGGGAGTATGACACCCCATTAGGGCTAAAGCCAGCAAAAAGAACAAAGGAGGTGGAGCGTAAAGTCCAGAATCGTATTGTTATTGATGGAGTGAACTGCAACACTCCAACATGGAAGCTCTTGGATGAAAAGGTGGCGAATCACTATAAGAACTGGTTTGATTTGAACAAGGACAAGAATGATGA ACCATCAGGGTGTACCTCGCAATGTTGA